gatttTTGTGTTATTGGGGCCAGgctattaaataataaaactatcaTCAGTGACCAGAAAGTGTCACATTTTGGgatgttatgttgttttttttatgttcttgtttttaaagctgcactctcacagatataccatttttgcaacttttttattttttgtcttggaaagagaattTTTTCGCGtaatctgcaaaccaatgataaaatatttctgacaaaaaatcagatcgcagattttcatatttgctttcgaaaattaatgttttttggcttaaaccgttactaacggtttaagaagaatgcataaaacatcaatttttgaacttatatataaaaatcttcgatctatgtttttgtcagtagtcttatatatctggtttccatggatttttgcaaaattggctcgttccaagacaaaaaataaaaaaaagttgtcgaaacgttcaatatgtgagagtgcagctttaaagaggCACACTATAAGTTGATGCTAAAAAGTAATTGACTTTCAAAATGCAACCAAAAGAATAgcatttcttttttgttaacatgaacaacatttttagcttttataaaagtatattttcaaaGTAATAGCAACATGGCAAAATATTCGCCAGTATATCGCAATAATTTTTATTCCGAAACATGtcacaaattttattaaatgagttTTTACACATATGAATGCAtttgaattcaaacaaatatggCATCAGCCTATATTGACCCTTTAAGATAACTTTGTTGGGAGTAGTAACTGATAAACTCAATGCGTACTCCTACATTGTCGACGTTACATATAGTTGACCTACATAgataaatagtatttaaataGAGAACGATTGTCGGAAGGATAACGGCAGGAAGACAGAGGGATACAATGTTGAAATTTCAATCAgctttttattgtatgattgtTCTGTTGCTCGTTTGTCTAGGTGGGTAAAATGGATGTTCTGTTTTAAGTCGGATCGGTAGGTTAGATGATTTTTGTTCTGCGGTAAGTCGGACTCGTTagaataacatgtttttcataCTGTTTTTTTCGTATATATTAGTGGGTGTGCATGATTTCTGTTCTGCGACATATTTGCATCGGTGGGTAACATGAATTTTGTTTTGCTGTACATTTGACTCGTTGGGTAACATAATTTCTGTTCATTAGCAAGTCGGTCTCGTTCagtcaaaatgatatttgttctGTTTAACATATATCTCGGTGAGTTCActtgattttaattatgttgtaCATATATCTCGGTgagttaatattatttttgttctgtTATACGTTTATCTCGGTGAGTTCACATGATTTATGTTCTGTTATACGTTTATCTCGGTGAGTTCACATGATTTTTGTTCTGTTATACGTTTATCTCGGTGTGTTGACATGATTTTTGTTCTGTTGTACGTTTATCTCGGTGAGTTCACATGATTATTGTTCTGTTATACGTATATCTCGGTGAGTTAACATGATTTTTGTTCTGTTATACGTTTATCTCGGTGAGTTCACGTGATTTTTATTCTGTTATACGTTTGTCTCGGTGAGTTCACATGATTTTTGTTCTGTTAAACATATATCTCGGTGAGTTTACATGATTTTAATTCTGTTGTACATATATCTCAGTTGGCAGCTTGATTTGTGTTATGCTTATCGGTGATATAATTGTGTAGCgcttgaaatatcaattttaattagtTCTTCAAGCTTTATGCTTTTTTAGATTGCCGTATTGTGTAAAAGATGAAATATAGCCTACACTCTGTCGTAATGACACTGACTACACgcaattttgcaattaaattcCCATTATTCCAAACATTTTACCTTAAATAAACAGATAAGTAATTGATTTTCATATaagacaattttatttcaatctggACGTGAAAGTATAACGCCGAAATTATTCAGTTAGTCGCTATTATTTCAACATCGTTCGGCATCATTGGCTGATACCACTTAGtctcaataattattattaagtatttcatttaccgaaaaggatgaatgcatatcaaaaacaaaagatgcactcttactcccaaataaggtgcaccacaattaatacaattgttttaatttaccaaaaaggatgaataagtataaaaacaatggttcttatgaaggataccaagtttaatttgaaagaaagagaCGATGGTTGATCAATGTAAATCTATAGGACcgaccagtcatttaatatttgtgcgatTTCAACTATGTactacactgttacaatcttgttatcagttattaatattttccattaatgcattatttgcTGTAAGTTTCTTAACACACATCTCTTGTTATATCATGAATTATcgtcgaaaaaaaaatcaagatgcATTTTTAAGAGGAGAGGCTCGTGTTTGGAACAGCGGATACCTATAAACggtgtttatttatataaacaggATTTTGTGAAGCCTTCGCGAATTGTCCCGACGGGTGGGTGCCGTACCAGGAATCGTGTTACTGGATACGGCATGATAAGCCATTGACGTTTGACGCTGCCAAGGTAAATACATTGTGTGACCATAGTAAGCTCTATGGTTTGCCGACAGTTTTATGGTGAAAACCAAACATGTATCAATAAAGGTTCTTTTTAAAAGGGAATCAATTCAGTTTTGAGCTTGATTTGTgctcaaaagaaaaacaaatatttatgttaatgcaTCATCATGTTTAACACTTTTtacttaaatcataaaaaacagAACGATAATATAcgatttgtttacataatttgtattaaaatgccAGCATTTATAAGGGTGGTTctcaattaatagctacgtggccacataTTACCAGCTTAAAAATCGCCAAAATATCGCTGAATTGCTCTGTTGCtatagttgtttttatttccatgcTTATTAGCGTATTTGAAGTTTTTAGaagatgttttgtatttaatttttccCATACAAAAACGTGTATGCCTTAATAATGTACCAGTCACAAACATGGCGCGGGTAGATACGTCATGTCACGGATAAAAACGTAGTTATCCGAATCGATCTGTGCCTGCATGAAACGTACCTAAAAGAAGTGAACATGCACAAAATTTGGAACGATTCATGACCATTTGGGCGTGACTTTTGTCCAACCTGGTTGAAAATTATTAATCCGTAGTCAATAGTACTAAAATGTAGTTATCCGTATTAAAACGTACATATCcatattttgacaaatgttCTTACACTTTCCGCCTTTCACCCCATTTTACACGTTTAACTACGTTTTGGTACGGATCACTACGGCTGTCCCCGCGTTTATACGTTTAACTACGTTTTGGTACGGATCACCGCAGCTCACTATGTTTGTATGCATATTGATCCGTACTTGAACGTAGTTTTTCGAGGCCGTCCTTGTACTTTAACGTAGATCACCGCTGACCCGTCTACGCGCTTGGCATGTTGCCAGCTGCAGTAAAATGGAGATCACAGATGAACGCCGTAACTATCCGTACTACTTATCCTCGTCCTGCAAGTTTTCGTCCCCGTTTCACACCAATTTGCCGTTCTAGGAAGTACTTCTCCGTTTTTCTCCGTACATCTCCGTGACTTCTCCGTATTTCTCCGTATATCTCCGCGACTTCTCTGTATTTCTCCGTACTTCTTCGCCCTTCACCAGCACACACACGGACCAATATCATCTGTGCCGTACCTCAACGCACGGACTTATCCGTGTGTGTGACTGTACCATTTATAGCTGTATCACTCTTTCCAGCAACATTGTGACCATGAGAGCGGAGGCATGGGGAAAATGCTATACGTTAGCAGCGCGGATGAAAACGCGTGGATCAAGGACTATCTCCGTGATATGAGAGTGGGAACCACCTACTGGTGGCTAGGACTGACGGACAAACACACTGAGGGTTCTTGGCACTGGGTGGCTAGCCAgcaacaaacaacatttacaggtgaaatcaatctttatttacttaaagttaataaaagtgtgttaaatattgaacGTAAGTTAATCTTATGATAATACATCATTGACATCATTTACTCTATTGATCAGTCATAAATAGAAGTTATCCGATTAGCTATATAGCTCTTCGATCCCATcatgaccaatattaaatacaaGCCATGGTTGCTTGGTGACACAGCTATACTAAACGTTTATTCTATTCGAATTTCAAACTGGGTGATCCTATTAGCTATATCGTTCTCATACCCAATTAAGACCACTATTGAATACAATCCATGGTATATTGgtgaaatatttatacataccgTTTATTCTAATCAGATTTCAAGCCGGGTGATCTAGGAGACCACAATCAAGAAGACTGTGCGATATATGCCTCAGTTCATAATTTCCAGTGGGCTGATGTCGCCTGCAGCATAAATGCATACCCCATCTGCAAGATAAAGTATGAATTGAAATACAGATAATGTGCAGTAAATTGTTCGCTACTTCATGAAAGATGTAATGAATAATAGAGATATTTACTTACAAGGCTTATCCAATTTTCAAGATAAAGTTAGCATATATCGTGTGTTCAAGACAGACGTTCCCAATCTGTAAGACATTAGTAAGTATTAAGTAAGTATTAGTGAAGATGAAGATATCATGTGTAATGGATATTCGTTTCACATATGTGTAAATTACAGTAAGTCATAGTGCATAATTATATCACGAGTAATTGATGTACGCTCACCATATGTAAGACACGGTAAGTATTAGTGCAGACATCATGCAAAATGGATTTACGTTCCCCATGATTGGACACGGTAAATATAAGTGCAAATATCGTGAGTTACGGATATACGTTCCTCATCTGTTGAACACAGTAAGTGCAGATATCGTGTTTAATTGATGTACGCTCACCATCTGTAAGACACGGTAAGTATTAGTGCAGACATCATGTAGAATGGATATTCGTTCCCCATCTGTAGAATACAGTAAGCACTAGTGCAGATATCGTGTTTAATTGATGTACATTCACTATCTGTAAGACACAGTAAGACATATTACAGATATCGTGCGTAAAAGCAGATGTTATCCATCTGTAAGATACAGTTAACATTAGTGCAGATATCGTGCGTAAAAGCAGATATTATCCATCTGTGCGATACAGTTATCATTAGTGCAGATATCGTGTATATCGACAGACGTTCCCCATCTGTAGGAGACAGAAGGCATGAGCGTAGATATCGTGTGTAATTGACATACATAACACATATGTAAGATACATTAAGCATTATTGCTGTTATCGTGTGCTATGGAGAAACATTCCCTATCTGCAAGATAGAGTAAGTCTTAGTGCCTGCATCGTGTGTAATAAATATACTTCCCCATCTGTCAGATACAGTGCAGAAATCGTGTGTAATGAAAAGACGTTCCTCATCCAAAAGATACAGTTTGCAtaagtgaaaatatattttgtaatgggCAGACGCTTTCCATCTGTAAAACACATGGCATTGGTACATATATCGACTGTTATGGCTAGATGTTCCACATCTGCAAGACGCGGTAATAAATAGGGCAGATATCATGTGTATAATTAGATAATCCTTATCTATGATATATAGTAAGCATTAGTGCATATATCGTTCTGGAAATATGGTCCCCATCTGTACCGAGTGTCATGTGATACCACCCCCGAGTGTCATACGATAACATCCccgattttcatgtgataccaTCCCCGAGAGTAGTGTGATACCAT
This genomic stretch from Mya arenaria isolate MELC-2E11 chromosome 10, ASM2691426v1 harbors:
- the LOC128204226 gene encoding perlucin-like protein; translated protein: MLKFQSAFYCMIVLLLVCLGFCEAFANCPDGWVPYQESCYWIRHDKPLTFDAAKQHCDHESGGMGKMLYVSSADENAWIKDYLRDMRVGTTYWWLGLTDKHTEGSWHWVASQQQTTFTDFKPGDLGDHNQEDCAIYASVHNFQWADVACSINAYPICKINYNDLELFGK